A segment of the Fibrobacter succinogenes subsp. succinogenes S85 genome:
AACAGCAGTGGCGCTCTTGAGGCACAGCTCTGGAAAGGTTCGACAAGTCTGACATCCACATTGACCAATAGCAATGGATACAAGGCATACGTGTCCACATCAAAGATGGTCATGGCGACTATAAGTATTACATCTTCGGGAACCATAGAAGTTCGAGCAAACATCGGAGACTTCTATGGAGATTCTCCGTCGGAATATAAATGTTCGTTCGATCTTTCGGAATTCAATAATCCGCTAGCCGATGCTGCCCATGAATACGTCGGCTTTAGCCTCGGTGACCCGAACTTCAAAATCTATGGCATTGGCTGGAAGAGCGCCACTTACAATTCAGAATGCTACGACACCTACCCCACCGTAAAATGCTCATTTGCCGCAGTGGCAACAGATGGAGTCATCAAGACGGATACGCTTGTAAAGCCTTGGGTCGGCCATTCTGGATGGTTCGATTCTAAGGGCTGTACACCGCTCTATTATTACTACAACGGCAATGACGCCAGCACAACTTGCTCTGGCGAATCTTGCTATGACGGCTACAAATTTGACAAAAGTGGTATTGGCGCTCACGGCTACACCGAAGCAGGAACCGAATACAAAACAGCAAAAGCATGGCTCGGGAACTGCACAAATGTTGATGAAACAGCCATGGCCTGGGGTGTTTCCGCTAGCGAACAACGTGCTCATTGCGGCGCATTCTGGACAGGCGAATTCAAGGAGTGCTTAGCGCACCAAGACCTCTTCAGCGGTTCAAAAAGCATCGGAAGCCTTGAAGAAACCATCGTTTTCGAAAACAAGCAAAACCTTAGAGCGGCAACGCTCCACGTAACACTCGAAAACACCGACAACAACGAAGTGGAAATCTGGTTGGTCAGCGAAAGCGAAAACTGGGGAGAATACGATCACGAAAGCCATTCTGTCAGTATGAACGGAACGACTAGATCGTTCAATATCATGCAAGAATTTGCCACAGGTTCAAACGGATTCGACCCTGAAAACGTAAAGCAAATTGTCTTGAAAAATCACGGTTCAACAAGTGTCACAGTAACATCAATTACAAGTACTTGCGCCAATGCCATCGGCTTAACCTACTGCCGAGCAGAATACGATGGCGACAATTGGAACGTAACAACACAAGTAACAAACAAGAGCCTGATTTCAAAACAGCAAATCACAGCGGCTGTCGATGGCTCCAACCTCATCAATGAAACTAAAGACGCCGTGGGTAACGATGGAATCGTATGGAATGGAGACATGGCAACACTCAGCATTCCCGATGCCAACGTCTATAATTATCAGGGAAAATCGTACGTCTTTAACGCAACAATCACAGGCACATCCGGCCAAACCGTTTCAAAACAATGCTCGGTCTCACCGGACCCGATTGGACGCATTGGCGTTGATTGCTCGGTCATTAGCGCTGTAGCAAGTGGAGCAAGATTCCCGACATTTAATGTCAACTTCAACGGATGTCCAGGTAACGGCTGTGGCTACGAAATCTATTTGGACAACGGATACACTCCGTTTGCAACAGGAACGGAAAAAACTGCAGCGCGTCATTCTGCAAACCAAAGCGAAACCTGCGACAGGACCGAAGGTTGCGAACACACTTACACTGTGAAGAGCACCGCAAACCCCGCACTTTTTGTTGACTGTAGCGCAAGCTTCAAAGTTCAAAGAAACGCAGACGACATTCCCCCATCAGTAACATGTGGTATTTCGACAAACCCGACCGAATTTTCCTCTAATCCGATATCCGTTTCGGACAATGTGTATTTCCTTGCTAGAAACAACGAAAGCGTTGAAAAGCAATATCCGGTTACACTGAAAAATGGCGAAATACAATTAGGCACAGCAACATTGAGCAACTGGTCCGGTTTAACGAACATCAAAGATTTGGGTACACTAAGCGCAGGTGACTACACTTACAGCCTTTACTACAATAATGAAAAGATTTGCGACATTCCTGTTACCGTAAACGAAGAATCGGGCGCTTGCCACATATCTGGAAAAATGTACGAAGGGCAAGTGATTTCAATGAACGTGTCTGGGGTTACTAAAAACATCCGATACACATGGACATTAAACGGGGATAGCCAACCAATAGACTGTAATCCAAGTAATTGTTGGAATAATACGAGAACCGCTCCTACAACTCCGGGTACTTACAGTTACTCCGTGACAAGCGGATCAAGCAAGATATGCGAAGGAAGCGTAACTATTGAACCAATGCTTTCTTGCTCAGTGACTCCGTCTGAACTTAATAAAAAGGCGTATTACACATTCACAGCAACTAGAAATCAAAATTGCTGGAATTGCTATTACACTTATGATTCGGGGACTCAAAGCGTATATTTCCCCGATAACTCGAACACTATTGAATTAGCAAAAATGGCAACGGTTGCCGGAGGAAAGACATTAACTTTAGCCTGTACATGCGGAGACAATAATCATGGAGCAAGTTGTTCAAAAAACATCACAATTAATAATACGGAAGATCCTTTAACGTGTCCGACAGACCCCAATCCTTATGAATGGGAATGCCAAACTGAAAACGGAGCCGGCAATATCAATAATTGGGGCACGGGTGCACGATGTGTAAAAATAAAGGCTTCAAAAGTTACTGTACAGTCAAGTAATGCTAATGGGCGTGCATTCTGTGTTAATGGAAATGAAGCTGAAATGAGTGGAAACGATATCACGACAAAGGAGTATTCCGCTGCTGATGATGGCTATATAACAGTGTGTGCTACAGCAGGTGATTATTCATATACGCGAATTGGGTGGTATAATTGTAAAAAATCTGCAGAGGAAATAACATTTGACTGTAACACCAACAATTCAACAGATCTCACAGGTAGTGGAAATCATTCAGTATCAGCGAATACTTGTTATTCCTTTAGGTGTTATTTCGGAACAGATGGTGCAAATACAGGCAGTTGGAATTTCTCCGCTCCTGTTGCCGGAACAAAAATGACATACACGGATTGTTCAGGGAATACACAAACATACACGTTCCAATATGATAACTACTGGTATGAAAAGATTAATATTGGAGCCTGTAGAATCTACTTAAAATCCACCGCTGATATGACAATTGCAGATTGCGACTGGAAAAACTAAAATTTTTCATTACCACCTAAAAAGTTCCCCCGCCGGGGAGCTTTTTTTTGCATCTACTCGTGCAAGAAAGCCGCTATTTTTCTAAATTTCGCCGTACTATGAGTGAAGCTATTAACAATGTCAAGCAGGCCTTTGATGCAGAACTTGCACAAACGGACCTCACCAATCAAGAAGCGGTCAATAATCTCCGCGTAAAGTACCTCGGCAAGAAGGGCGCCGTCACGGACCTCATGAAGCAGATGGGTTCCTTGAGCGCCGAAGAACGCCCCGCTTACGGCAAGCTCGTGAACGAACTGAAGGTTGCCGTTTCCGAAGCTATCGACAAGGCTATCGAAACCGCAAACGAAGCAGCGCTCCAGAAGAAGCTCGCTAGCGGCGCTGTCGATATCACGCTCCCGGGTACCGGCATCGCTGCCGGTTCTACGCATCCGCTGTACGACGTCCGCGAAGAAATCATCGACTTCTTTGCGCAGATGGGTTTTGATGTGGACTTCGGTCGTGACATCGAAACGGATTGGTACAACTTTGAAGCTCTCAACACTCCGCCTGACCATCCGAGCCGCGACATGCAGGACACGTTCTACGTGGACAACAAGGTCATGCTCCGCACACACACGTCTGGCACCCAGATTCACTACATGGAAACGCACAAGCCGCCTTTCCGCATGATCGCTCCGGGCCACGTGTTCCGCGTCGACAACGATGCCACCCACGCTCCGATGTTCCAGCAGTGCGAAGGTCTTGTCGTTGACGAAAACATTAGCTTCGCCGACCTCAAGGGCGTGCTCCAGGTGTTCATGAACAAACTCTTTGGCGCAGGCGTCAAGACTCGCTTCCGTCCGAGCTTCTTCCCGTTCACGGAACCGTCCGCAGAAATGGACGTGAGCTGCGTGTTCTGCGGTGGCAAGGGCTGCCGTCGTTGCAAGGGCACGGGCTGGATGGAAATCGGTGGTTGCGGTTCTGTGGATCCGAACGTGTTCAAGAACTGCGGCATCGATGCTGAAAAGTTCACTGGCTTTGCATTCGGTTTCGGTCTTGACCGTATCGCCATGCTCCGCCACGAGATTCCGGAAATCGGCCTCCTGACCGCCAACGATCAGAGATTCCTGAGCCAGTTCTAATAGCTATGGGCGCGGCACTTCGTGCCTCCGAGGCATGAGGTCGCTCGCTGAAGCTCGCTTTGAGCATTAAAAAGCGAACCGTTGAGGTTCGCTCTTTTTTATTCTTCAACATTACTCTAAATGAGAAAGGCGGACCTCACGGCCCGCCATTTTCGCAAAGCAGCTAGAGTTAGGCGATAGCCCTAACCACTAGCCACTGTTTACTAAGCACTAATTACGAGCGCTTGTAGTCGTCCTGCACGCGGATAATGTCGTCTTCGCCGGTGTATTCGCCGACCTGGACTTCAACAATCACAAGCGGGAGCTTGCCTTCGTTCTGCAAGCGGTGAATCGTTCCGGACGGAATGTAGGTCGATTCGTTCGGACGCACGTAGAACACCTTGTCGCCCACAGTCACCGTAGCTGT
Coding sequences within it:
- the pheS gene encoding phenylalanine--tRNA ligase subunit alpha, giving the protein MSEAINNVKQAFDAELAQTDLTNQEAVNNLRVKYLGKKGAVTDLMKQMGSLSAEERPAYGKLVNELKVAVSEAIDKAIETANEAALQKKLASGAVDITLPGTGIAAGSTHPLYDVREEIIDFFAQMGFDVDFGRDIETDWYNFEALNTPPDHPSRDMQDTFYVDNKVMLRTHTSGTQIHYMETHKPPFRMIAPGHVFRVDNDATHAPMFQQCEGLVVDENISFADLKGVLQVFMNKLFGAGVKTRFRPSFFPFTEPSAEMDVSCVFCGGKGCRRCKGTGWMEIGGCGSVDPNVFKNCGIDAEKFTGFAFGFGLDRIAMLRHEIPEIGLLTANDQRFLSQF